GCGGCCATGAGGCAGCCGGTGACCGCCTACCTGGGGCTGGGCTCCAATCTGGGCGACCGGCTGGACCACCTGCGCCAGGGGGTGGAGCTGCTCCAGTCCCATCCGGCCATCCGCATCACCCGGATCTCCTCCGTCTATGAGACGGCCCCCGTCGGTCCGGTGGAGCAACCGGATTTTCTCAACCTGGTCGTCGCCGCCGACACCACCCTTTCTCCGGAGGAGCTTCTTTCGGTCGCCCAGGAGATCGAGAGGCGGCTTCACCGGGTGCGGACCATCCGCTGGGGACCCCGCACCCTGGACATCGACATCCTGCTGTACGGGGACCGGATTCTTCACAGGGAGGAATTGACCATTCCCCATCCCCGGATGGAGGAGCGGGCCTTCGTCCTGATTCCCCTCCTGGAAGTGGCGGGCAATCTGCGGATTCCCGGGAGCGGGGCGACGGTCCGGGAGCGGATCGAAAAGGCCCCGGACCGGCCGGGCGTGCGAAGGACCCCGTATCGCATCACTCCGGCAAATCCGGTGATGGGATGAGGAATATATCGGTTTGAAGAAAGCAATAAAGAAAGGAGGATGAGGCGCCGTGATGAAAAAACTGAAGATCGGGCCGGTGGAGACGAAAAACAACGTGGTGCTGGCGCCGATGGCCGGCGTCTGCAACCCCGCCTTCCGCCTGATCGCCAAGGAATTCGGGGTGGGTCTGGTCTGT
The window above is part of the Planifilum fulgidum genome. Proteins encoded here:
- the folK gene encoding 2-amino-4-hydroxy-6-hydroxymethyldihydropteridine diphosphokinase; translation: MRQPVTAYLGLGSNLGDRLDHLRQGVELLQSHPAIRITRISSVYETAPVGPVEQPDFLNLVVAADTTLSPEELLSVAQEIERRLHRVRTIRWGPRTLDIDILLYGDRILHREELTIPHPRMEERAFVLIPLLEVAGNLRIPGSGATVRERIEKAPDRPGVRRTPYRITPANPVMG